One genomic region from Alteromonas pelagimontana encodes:
- a CDS encoding pyridoxamine 5'-phosphate oxidase family protein: MLLRPVGNCSCKARFSNNEEQPESRFFQLATNDRYGYPAVRTVVYRGFKQDSTSLLLTSGTRTDKIQHIRKKATTSVCWYFAQTRAQFRFQTQASFFNSANH; the protein is encoded by the coding sequence GTGCTACTAAGACCAGTTGGCAACTGCAGCTGCAAAGCGCGCTTTTCCAATAATGAAGAGCAACCTGAAAGCCGCTTTTTCCAACTGGCCACTAATGATAGATATGGATATCCCGCCGTTCGCACCGTCGTGTACAGAGGGTTTAAGCAAGATTCTACGTCGTTACTACTTACCTCTGGCACGCGAACGGATAAAATTCAGCATATCAGGAAAAAAGCGACTACATCCGTGTGCTGGTATTTTGCTCAAACGCGAGCGCAATTCAGGTTCCAAACTCAAGCCTCTTTCTTCAATAGCGCAAATCACTGA
- a CDS encoding TatD family hydrolase: MFIDSHCHLDRLKQSESELAETLAFARQRGVQHFLCVAVSVNDFDSMYETVKEYEDVSVSCGVHPLHQEDACTYETLLQKASHPAVVAIGETGLDYFYSADTQEIQRTSFIDHINVANELKKPLIIHTRDAREDTLSLLREHKAPDTLGVLHCFTESLEMAKAAMELGFYISISGIVTFNSADELREVVKAIPLERLLIETDSPWLAPVPHRGKQNQPGFVVEVAEFIAELKGISLNELAAKTTENFYTLFSRAAKPS, from the coding sequence GTGTTTATAGATTCCCACTGTCACCTAGACAGACTAAAACAGTCAGAATCAGAATTGGCAGAGACGTTAGCTTTTGCCCGACAACGCGGGGTACAGCATTTTCTCTGCGTCGCTGTGTCTGTTAATGACTTTGATAGCATGTATGAAACTGTCAAAGAGTATGAGGATGTGTCTGTTTCCTGCGGCGTACATCCCTTACATCAGGAGGATGCCTGTACCTATGAGACGCTGTTGCAGAAGGCGTCTCATCCTGCTGTGGTAGCCATAGGCGAGACCGGGCTGGATTATTTTTACAGTGCCGACACTCAGGAAATTCAACGTACCTCTTTTATCGACCACATCAACGTGGCGAATGAACTCAAGAAACCATTGATTATCCATACCCGGGATGCTCGGGAAGACACGCTTTCTTTACTACGTGAACATAAAGCCCCCGATACGTTAGGCGTGTTGCATTGTTTCACCGAATCCCTGGAAATGGCAAAAGCAGCAATGGAATTAGGATTCTATATTTCGATTTCTGGCATTGTTACGTTTAACTCTGCAGATGAATTACGAGAAGTCGTGAAAGCCATTCCTTTGGAACGTTTGTTAATAGAAACGGATTCGCCGTGGCTTGCGCCTGTTCCACATCGGGGGAAGCAGAACCAGCCAGGATTTGTTGTCGAAGTGGCGGAATTCATTGCTGAGCTAAAGGGAATTTCATTGAATGAGCTGGCAGCAAAAACCACGGAAAATTTTTATACGTTGTTTTCCCGAGCCGCAAAACCGTCTTGA
- a CDS encoding YchJ family protein: MLCYCGQTKLFSACCEPIITGKQPAQTAEALMRSRYSAYCISAFPYILDTYSAEKRSSLSVDALAESAQGTRWLALTIHNDIYHQKDTVEFSAYYLVSKTVCVLHETSRFIIENEQWRYVDGHLHNDCGKLSLGRNDNCICGSEKKFKQCCMKKAL, translated from the coding sequence ATGTTGTGTTATTGCGGGCAGACAAAGTTATTTTCAGCTTGTTGTGAGCCGATAATCACAGGAAAACAGCCAGCACAAACTGCTGAAGCACTAATGCGGTCTCGTTATTCTGCCTATTGTATTAGCGCTTTTCCTTACATCTTAGACACCTATAGTGCGGAAAAACGTTCATCTTTGTCAGTTGACGCTTTGGCAGAAAGCGCGCAAGGTACCCGCTGGCTCGCACTCACCATACATAATGATATCTATCATCAGAAAGATACGGTGGAATTTAGTGCATACTACCTGGTTTCAAAAACTGTTTGCGTTTTGCACGAAACCTCGCGTTTCATTATAGAAAATGAACAGTGGCGTTATGTAGATGGGCATTTACACAACGATTGTGGAAAGCTGTCGTTGGGCAGAAACGATAACTGTATATGTGGCAGCGAGAAGAAATTTAAGCAGTGCTGTATGAAAAAGGCACTGTAA
- a CDS encoding cysteine hydrolase family protein: MTINCTDTAIIAVDFINEIIHPDGKMAAQGYSKFAQHHNTLDNVASLLTLGRKRGDLIIHVGLGFSEHYAEQPETSPLFGAAKENGILKLGHWGTRFHEKVAPLDEEVVLVKHRVSAFYSTTLELILRTNGVKKLLIAGCATDLAVQSTARDGHDRDFHCTIVEDCCAAGSEDDHQETLKLVKKVANISTLKELK, encoded by the coding sequence ATGACTATTAACTGCACCGACACAGCAATTATCGCTGTAGATTTTATTAACGAAATTATTCATCCAGACGGTAAGATGGCGGCGCAAGGCTATTCGAAGTTCGCGCAGCACCATAATACCTTAGACAATGTTGCTTCTTTACTCACCCTCGGGAGAAAGCGAGGTGATTTAATAATTCACGTCGGGTTAGGCTTTTCTGAGCATTATGCCGAGCAACCTGAAACATCACCGTTATTTGGCGCTGCCAAAGAAAATGGCATTCTTAAGCTTGGCCATTGGGGCACCCGCTTTCACGAAAAAGTTGCGCCGCTTGATGAAGAAGTCGTGTTGGTAAAACACCGGGTCAGTGCCTTTTACTCAACGACGCTGGAACTTATTCTACGAACTAACGGTGTAAAAAAATTACTTATAGCAGGGTGTGCCACCGATTTAGCTGTTCAGTCAACCGCTCGTGATGGGCACGACCGTGATTTTCATTGCACCATTGTTGAGGATTGTTGCGCCGCGGGTAGCGAAGACGATCATCAGGAAACATTGAAGCTTGTTAAAAAGGTGGCAAATATTAGTACGCTTAAAGAACTGAAATAA
- a CDS encoding DODA-type extradiol aromatic ring-opening family dioxygenase: MAKASTVLYLSHGGGPLPLLEEPGDQQVVSSLKSLRASLNTPSAIILVSAHWEAPVFTITGSSNPALIYDYVGFPERAYQLEYPAAGAPDIAESIAASLASAGIKASIDQRRGYDHGMFVPLSILFPDANIPCVQISLMQSLDPLTHIQMGEALNTLEIENLLFVGSGFSFHNMTAFFDKGNVANNGKNLLFQQWLEETIMSDIIREAERKQRLLDWTNAPYARFCHPREEHLLPLHVCYGITGRPAERAIKMEILEKTSCTFLWQ, translated from the coding sequence GTGGCTAAAGCATCAACAGTTCTTTATTTATCTCATGGCGGTGGCCCCTTACCTTTGCTGGAAGAGCCCGGCGATCAGCAAGTGGTAAGTAGTCTTAAATCGTTACGCGCGTCGTTAAATACACCGTCTGCCATCATTTTAGTAAGTGCTCACTGGGAAGCGCCGGTTTTTACCATAACAGGTAGTAGCAATCCTGCATTAATTTATGATTACGTAGGTTTTCCTGAGCGGGCCTATCAACTTGAATATCCTGCTGCGGGGGCGCCAGATATTGCAGAAAGCATAGCCGCGTCATTAGCTTCGGCAGGAATAAAAGCATCAATTGATCAACGGCGCGGATACGATCATGGTATGTTCGTGCCGCTTTCTATTTTGTTTCCTGATGCCAACATACCCTGCGTCCAAATCTCGCTTATGCAGTCCTTGGATCCATTAACTCATATTCAAATGGGAGAAGCGCTAAATACGCTGGAGATCGAGAATCTGCTTTTCGTGGGCTCCGGCTTCTCTTTTCACAACATGACAGCCTTTTTTGACAAGGGTAATGTTGCTAACAACGGAAAAAACCTGCTTTTCCAGCAGTGGTTGGAAGAAACGATAATGTCTGACATTATTAGGGAGGCAGAGCGAAAGCAGCGGCTTTTAGATTGGACAAATGCGCCGTACGCACGCTTTTGCCACCCTAGAGAGGAACACTTACTGCCGCTTCATGTTTGCTATGGCATTACGGGAAGACCTGCTGAGCGAGCTATAAAAATGGAAATCTTAGAAAAAACTTCATGTACTTTTTTATGGCAATGA